A stretch of the Streptomyces sp. WMMB303 genome encodes the following:
- a CDS encoding TMEM165/GDT1 family protein — translation MLSLSVAAVVFGVVFLAELPDKTALAGLMLGTRYRASYVFAGVAAAFLVHVTLAVAAGSVLTLLPHRLVQGIVGVLFLLGAAVLLFKKDDDAEEQARTPADQSFWKVAGSGFTLILVAEFGDLTQIMTANLAARYDDPLSVGLGAVLALWAVAALGILGGRTLMKYVPLRLITRVAALLMLALAAFSLYEALAP, via the coding sequence GTGCTCAGCCTCTCCGTCGCCGCCGTCGTCTTCGGCGTCGTCTTCCTCGCCGAGTTGCCGGACAAGACAGCCCTGGCCGGGCTGATGCTCGGCACCCGCTACCGCGCCTCCTACGTCTTCGCGGGCGTCGCCGCCGCCTTCCTCGTGCACGTCACGCTCGCCGTCGCGGCGGGCAGCGTCCTCACCCTGCTGCCGCACCGGCTGGTGCAGGGCATCGTGGGCGTGCTGTTCCTGCTGGGCGCCGCGGTGCTGCTGTTCAAGAAGGACGACGACGCGGAGGAGCAGGCCCGCACGCCCGCCGACCAGTCCTTCTGGAAGGTGGCCGGCAGCGGCTTCACGCTGATCCTGGTCGCCGAGTTCGGCGATCTGACCCAGATCATGACCGCCAACCTCGCCGCCCGCTACGACGACCCCCTCTCGGTGGGCCTGGGCGCCGTCCTCGCCCTGTGGGCCGTGGCCGCGCTGGGCATCCTGGGCGGCCGCACCCTGATGAAATACGTCCCGCTGCGGCTGATCACCCGGGTGGCGGCGCTGCTGATGCTGGCGCTGGCCGCCTTCAGCCTCTACGAGGCGCTCGCTCCGTGA
- a CDS encoding MDR family MFS transporter gives MSGEHAAPAPRGVLLPIGALLLGMLLAALDQTIVATALPTIVSDLGGMDHLSWVVTAYLLAVTAATPLWGKLGDQYGRKRLFQAAIVIFLVGSALCGAAQNMPQLIGYRAVQGLGGGGLITLSMAIVGDLVPPRERGRYQGLFGAVFGATSVLGPLLGGFFTQHLDWRWVFYVNLPIGAVAMAVIALALHIPVRSERHRIDYLGTFLIASAATCVVLVTSLGGTTWPWDSGQVYGLAVLAVLLLGCFVPVERRAAEPVLPPGIFTVRNFTLCAAISFVVGFAMFGAMTYLPTFLQVVHGITPTMSGVHMLPMVLGLLFSSTLSGQLITRTGHWKVFPVLGTAVTTVGLLLLHRMTPDSSQWEMGGYFAVFGLGLGLVLQVLVLVAQNAVGYADLGVATSGITFFRSVGAAVGVAVFGALFASRLGGELSAALRGRALPAGISPDTLRRDPQSIGRLSPGARRGVLDAYSASITDVFLYSAPLAALAFALTWLLRQQRLRRSVQVPDESETLGACPVERSSVDEVTRALSRLSTIEGRRGLYAEIARSAGLDLAPAAVWMLLRVHYDGPVEPALLEDSGAVPPHVVAEGARELEGCGLATRAGLELVATPRGEQAARALADARQQELADLLGDWWTPDRPTDLTELVRELTAESGRSQPPRPG, from the coding sequence ATGAGCGGGGAACACGCGGCACCGGCGCCCCGCGGGGTGCTGCTGCCGATCGGGGCGCTCCTGCTCGGGATGCTGCTGGCAGCCCTCGACCAGACGATCGTGGCGACGGCCCTGCCCACCATCGTCAGCGACCTCGGCGGCATGGACCACCTCTCCTGGGTGGTGACCGCCTATCTGCTGGCGGTGACGGCTGCCACCCCGCTGTGGGGCAAGCTCGGCGACCAGTACGGGCGCAAGCGCCTCTTCCAGGCCGCGATCGTGATCTTCCTGGTGGGCTCCGCGCTGTGCGGGGCGGCGCAGAACATGCCGCAGCTCATCGGCTACCGCGCGGTGCAGGGCCTGGGCGGCGGGGGGCTGATCACCCTGTCCATGGCGATCGTCGGCGATCTGGTGCCGCCCCGGGAGCGGGGCCGCTACCAGGGCCTGTTCGGCGCGGTGTTCGGAGCCACCAGCGTGCTCGGACCGCTGCTGGGCGGCTTCTTCACCCAGCACCTCGACTGGCGCTGGGTCTTCTACGTCAACCTGCCGATCGGCGCCGTCGCGATGGCGGTCATCGCGCTCGCACTGCACATCCCGGTGCGCTCCGAGCGGCACCGGATCGACTACCTCGGCACCTTCCTGATCGCGTCCGCCGCCACCTGCGTCGTGCTCGTCACCTCGCTGGGCGGCACCACCTGGCCGTGGGACTCCGGGCAGGTCTACGGGCTGGCGGTGCTCGCGGTGCTCCTGCTGGGCTGCTTCGTGCCGGTCGAGCGGAGGGCGGCGGAGCCGGTCCTGCCGCCGGGCATCTTCACCGTGCGCAACTTCACCCTGTGTGCGGCGATCAGCTTCGTCGTCGGGTTCGCCATGTTCGGCGCGATGACCTATCTGCCCACCTTCCTCCAGGTGGTGCACGGGATCACGCCCACCATGTCGGGCGTGCACATGCTGCCCATGGTGCTGGGGCTGCTGTTCTCCTCCACTCTCTCCGGGCAGCTGATCACCCGCACCGGGCACTGGAAGGTCTTCCCGGTGCTGGGCACCGCGGTGACCACGGTCGGGCTGCTCCTGCTGCACCGGATGACCCCGGACAGCTCGCAGTGGGAGATGGGCGGCTACTTCGCCGTCTTCGGCCTCGGCCTCGGCCTGGTGCTCCAGGTGCTGGTACTGGTCGCGCAGAACGCCGTGGGGTACGCGGACCTGGGCGTGGCCACCTCGGGCATCACCTTCTTCCGCTCGGTGGGCGCCGCCGTCGGAGTGGCGGTCTTCGGCGCGCTGTTCGCCTCCCGATTGGGCGGCGAGCTCTCCGCGGCGCTGCGTGGCAGGGCCCTGCCCGCCGGGATCAGCCCCGACACCCTGCGGCGCGACCCGCAGTCGATCGGCCGGTTGTCGCCCGGCGCCCGGCGCGGGGTGCTGGACGCCTACTCCGCCTCCATCACGGATGTGTTCCTCTACTCCGCGCCGCTGGCGGCGCTCGCGTTCGCGCTGACCTGGCTGCTGCGCCAGCAGCGGCTGCGCCGCAGTGTGCAGGTGCCGGACGAGAGCGAGACGCTGGGCGCCTGCCCGGTCGAGCGCAGTTCGGTGGACGAGGTCACCCGCGCCCTCTCGCGGCTCAGCACCATCGAGGGCCGGCGCGGCCTGTACGCGGAGATCGCCCGCAGTGCCGGACTCGATCTGGCTCCCGCCGCCGTGTGGATGCTGCTGCGCGTCCACTACGACGGTCCCGTCGAGCCCGCGCTGCTGGAGGACTCCGGGGCGGTGCCGCCGCACGTGGTCGCCGAGGGGGCGCGGGAGTTGGAGGGGTGCGGGCTGGCGACGCGGGCCGGCCTGGAGCTGGTGGCCACACCGCGCGGCGAGCAGGCGGCACGGGCCCTCGCGGACGCCCGTCAGCAGGAGTTGGCCGACCTGCTGGGGGACTGGTGGACGCCCGACCGCCCCACGGACCTGACGGAACTGGTGCGCGAACTGACCGCGGAGAGCGGCCGGTCGCAGCCGCCCCGGCCGGGGTGA
- a CDS encoding peptidoglycan-binding protein, with protein MDSYWRFGHGGREPDGVLVPGEGSGMAGDGRCPGCGRSAAECTSADRAGCGGGAGQDGGPEAREPVPGTAREPASADPLHIRPYVRLLGNDPVRTSGEEVPGEGRESAPADAPESSGPPPVPDARVPLPGLAPPAARDAGEDSRQTAGLPDAAGPDGKGPDPAGPDGRGPDATGLGRAERPAAGGTASVRHRRMAERRRPSTAVFAGVGVAAVLGGGLLTTQLLTDDGSRAADGRALRHMPTGAPDEGPRSVTPSATPTTPQRERPEPAPSRSSAPATPRADRDSGKHTASPSPSGGGREEASEPPGRSGGRERVRPRPEHPERPSGKTLRPGDSGVAVVELQRRLKQAGYYDLRAEEDGVYSSRVQEAVFRYQAHYRLWDDTPGVYGPATRRHLEARTSG; from the coding sequence TTGGACAGTTACTGGCGATTCGGGCACGGCGGCCGTGAACCGGACGGCGTGCTGGTGCCGGGGGAGGGGAGCGGGATGGCGGGGGACGGACGATGTCCCGGGTGCGGCCGGAGCGCGGCGGAGTGCACGTCCGCCGACCGGGCCGGCTGCGGCGGCGGAGCCGGGCAGGACGGCGGCCCGGAGGCCCGGGAGCCGGTCCCGGGCACCGCCCGGGAGCCCGCGTCCGCCGACCCGTTGCACATCCGCCCCTATGTGCGCCTGCTGGGGAACGACCCGGTGCGGACCTCGGGTGAGGAAGTACCGGGCGAGGGCCGGGAGAGCGCTCCGGCCGATGCGCCGGAGAGCTCCGGTCCGCCGCCGGTGCCGGACGCCCGTGTACCGCTGCCCGGCCTCGCTCCGCCCGCAGCCCGGGACGCGGGGGAGGATTCGCGGCAGACGGCCGGGCTCCCGGACGCAGCAGGACCGGACGGAAAGGGGCCGGACCCCGCAGGACCGGACGGCCGGGGGCCCGACGCCACGGGCCTCGGCCGCGCGGAGCGCCCCGCGGCCGGGGGGACGGCTTCCGTACGGCACCGCCGGATGGCCGAGCGTCGCAGACCCAGCACCGCGGTGTTCGCCGGGGTCGGGGTGGCCGCCGTGCTCGGTGGCGGTCTGCTGACCACCCAGTTGCTGACCGACGACGGCAGCCGTGCCGCGGACGGCCGCGCGCTGCGCCACATGCCGACCGGAGCGCCCGACGAGGGCCCGCGCTCCGTCACCCCGTCCGCGACCCCGACGACGCCGCAGCGCGAACGCCCCGAGCCGGCTCCTTCCCGGTCGAGCGCCCCGGCGACCCCGCGCGCCGACCGTGACAGCGGCAAGCACACGGCGAGCCCGTCGCCCTCCGGGGGCGGCCGGGAAGAGGCGTCGGAGCCCCCGGGCCGGTCCGGGGGACGGGAGCGGGTACGTCCGCGCCCGGAGCATCCGGAGCGCCCCTCGGGGAAGACGCTGCGCCCCGGCGACTCCGGCGTCGCGGTCGTCGAGCTCCAGCGCAGGCTGAAGCAGGCCGGCTACTACGACCTGCGGGCCGAGGAGGACGGCGTCTATTCCTCGCGCGTCCAGGAGGCCGTCTTCCGGTACCAGGCGCACTACCGGCTGTGGGACGACACCCCTGGTGTGTACGGTCCCGCGACCCGCCGCCATCTGGAGGCCCGGACGTCGGGGTGA
- a CDS encoding HAD-IA family hydrolase: MPAPQLTVRALLLDMDGTLVDSDAVVTRVWRGWAAEQGLDPDHVMSVAHGRQGHLTMATLLPDRPMEQNRAENRVLLARETADTEGIVPVPGAPAFLAALRGLPHALVTSATAELAAARMAAAGLAMPAVRVTATDVGAGKPDPEGFLKGAAELGFPPHECVAFEDSGAGVAAGLAAGMPVVGVGPRAAEHGPTVHVADLDQVRATRLQDGRVRLTFEG, translated from the coding sequence ATGCCCGCACCACAGCTCACCGTCCGCGCGCTGCTGCTCGACATGGACGGCACGCTCGTCGACTCCGACGCCGTCGTCACCCGGGTCTGGCGCGGCTGGGCCGCCGAACAGGGACTCGACCCCGACCACGTCATGTCCGTCGCGCACGGCCGCCAGGGCCACCTGACGATGGCCACCCTGCTGCCGGACCGCCCCATGGAGCAGAACCGCGCGGAGAACCGCGTCCTGCTGGCCCGGGAGACCGCCGACACCGAGGGGATCGTCCCCGTACCCGGCGCCCCCGCCTTCCTGGCGGCGCTCCGGGGCCTGCCGCACGCCCTGGTGACCTCCGCGACGGCCGAGCTGGCCGCGGCCCGGATGGCGGCCGCCGGGCTGGCCATGCCCGCGGTCCGGGTCACCGCCACCGACGTCGGCGCCGGCAAGCCCGACCCCGAGGGCTTCCTCAAGGGCGCCGCCGAACTGGGCTTCCCGCCGCACGAATGCGTCGCCTTCGAGGACTCGGGCGCGGGCGTCGCCGCGGGCCTGGCCGCCGGGATGCCGGTCGTCGGCGTCGGCCCGCGCGCCGCCGAGCACGGCCCCACGGTGCACGTCGCCGACCTGGACCAGGTGCGCGCCACCCGCCTTCAGGACGGGCGGGTGCGCCTCACCTTCGAGGGCTGA